Proteins encoded within one genomic window of Cytophagales bacterium:
- a CDS encoding FtsX-like permease family protein: MNLPYFISARISQQAKGSFSSIISRVAVISIAVGVGSILLSFMILLGFQDKIKDKIYSFSGHLIISKYTLTNAYEDRVLDLTDSLAYQLDNMPGIVHWQPNAFRAGLLKTPEEVQGVVVKGFSKRQDTVAFKRHLIEGRLPMLKEKGYTTEVVLSKKIARYLRLNVGEDVLIYFIQNPPRYRKLQIVGIYETGLEEFDENIIYGDMGMVRRINNWNAQEVGGIEIFIDDISNIDQYREDIFDAIDHDLYVEKVSDKYLQIFDWLSLLNRNVVIFLVLILFVAGFSMVSILLILIMERTQMVGVLKAMGASSKLLRDIFLANGIRLIIKGLGWGNLLGFGIGLAQYYGQIIPLDAASYYMDHVPISFNWVPVIGVNLLVIILISGSLFIPLSVISRIQPIKSIRFD; the protein is encoded by the coding sequence TTGAACCTTCCGTATTTCATTTCGGCGCGGATCTCTCAACAAGCAAAAGGATCCTTTTCCTCCATCATCAGTCGGGTGGCGGTCATCTCTATTGCTGTTGGGGTGGGTTCAATATTGCTTTCCTTCATGATCTTGCTGGGTTTTCAGGATAAGATAAAAGACAAGATCTACAGCTTCAGTGGCCACCTGATCATCAGTAAATACACCCTGACCAATGCGTACGAAGACCGGGTATTAGACCTGACGGATTCCCTGGCCTACCAACTGGACAACATGCCAGGCATTGTTCATTGGCAACCAAATGCCTTTCGCGCAGGCTTACTCAAGACTCCTGAAGAAGTGCAGGGCGTAGTGGTCAAAGGATTCAGCAAACGTCAGGATACAGTGGCTTTCAAAAGACATCTGATAGAGGGTCGACTCCCCATGCTGAAAGAAAAAGGGTATACGACCGAAGTGGTCTTAAGTAAAAAAATTGCCCGGTATTTGCGGCTGAATGTGGGCGAAGATGTACTCATCTACTTTATTCAAAACCCGCCGAGGTATCGAAAACTACAGATTGTAGGCATTTATGAAACAGGGCTTGAGGAATTTGATGAAAACATCATTTATGGCGACATGGGCATGGTGCGACGCATCAACAACTGGAATGCACAGGAGGTCGGTGGAATTGAAATATTCATCGATGATATTTCCAATATCGACCAGTACAGAGAAGACATTTTTGACGCCATAGATCATGACCTTTATGTGGAAAAAGTCAGCGACAAATACCTTCAGATCTTCGACTGGCTGTCACTCCTCAATCGAAATGTGGTAATCTTCCTGGTACTTATCTTATTCGTCGCGGGTTTTAGTATGGTCTCTATCTTATTGATCCTGATCATGGAACGTACCCAAATGGTAGGGGTCCTGAAAGCCATGGGTGCTTCCAGCAAGCTGCTTCGCGATATCTTTCTGGCCAATGGCATAAGGCTGATCATCAAAGGGCTGGGATGGGGAAACCTCCTTGGCTTTGGTATCGGATTAGCACAATATTATGGTCAAATCATTCCACTGGATGCGGCAAGCTACTACATGGACCATGTACCCATTTCTTTCAATTGGGTTCCGGTAATTGGGGTCAACTTGCTGGTGATTATACTGATTAGTGGAAGCTTGTTTATCCCACTTTCTGTTATTTCGAGGATTCAGCCGATAAAATCGATCCGGTTTGACTAA
- a CDS encoding polyprenol monophosphomannose synthase has protein sequence MSESLVIIPTYKERENVEDVIRTVFGLATAFDVLIIDDGSPDGTAEIVKKLQEEFKGLHLIEREGKMGLGTAYIVGFKYALENGFEYIFEMDADFSHDPKDLVKLLDACKHQGHDMAIGSRYIGGVNVVNWPMGRVLMSYFASIYVRLITGLPINDSTAGFKCYRRHVIETLKPHENIKFIGYAFQIEMKFNAWKHGFKIKEVPIIFTDRTKGESKMSSGIFREAVIGVLEMKIRSLFKKYQPVHVSQTGSILSAESSK, from the coding sequence GTGAGCGAAAGTCTTGTCATCATACCCACCTACAAAGAACGTGAGAACGTTGAAGACGTCATTCGTACAGTTTTTGGCTTGGCAACCGCCTTTGATGTATTGATTATCGATGATGGTTCCCCGGACGGTACGGCCGAGATCGTCAAAAAATTACAGGAAGAATTTAAGGGACTTCACCTGATCGAAAGAGAAGGTAAAATGGGGCTTGGAACCGCATATATTGTCGGATTTAAATATGCCCTGGAGAATGGCTTTGAGTACATTTTCGAGATGGATGCGGATTTTTCTCACGATCCGAAAGACCTGGTCAAGTTGCTTGATGCATGTAAACACCAGGGACATGACATGGCCATTGGTTCCCGGTATATTGGAGGGGTGAATGTCGTGAATTGGCCGATGGGGCGAGTCCTCATGTCCTATTTTGCTAGTATCTATGTCCGCCTGATCACGGGACTCCCGATCAATGATTCCACAGCCGGATTCAAATGCTACCGCCGACATGTGATCGAAACTTTAAAGCCACACGAAAACATCAAATTCATTGGATATGCATTTCAGATTGAAATGAAATTCAACGCGTGGAAGCATGGATTTAAGATCAAGGAAGTCCCGATCATTTTCACAGATAGAACCAAAGGTGAATCAAAGATGTCTTCGGGTATTTTCAGAGAGGCCGTGATCGGTGTACTGGAGATGAAAATCCGAAGCTTATTTAAAAAATATCAGCCGGTCCATGTTAGTCAAACCGGATCGATTTTATCGGCTGAATCCTCGAAATAA